Proteins encoded together in one Kutzneria kofuensis window:
- a CDS encoding ABC transporter ATP-binding protein, whose protein sequence is MTNGIDTNEPLLRVSDLTVEFPTDDGVVHAVRDLSFELKPREVLGVVGESGSGKSVSSMAILGLLPKTARVSGSIAYRGQELNGLSYNEMRKFRGNSVSMIFQDPMTSLNPVFTVGAQLAEAYLEHHKVSKKAAWAKAVEALEQVGIPQPDRRAKQYPHEFSGGMRQRVVIAMAIINDPDVIIADEPTTALDVTVQAQILETLLRIRDETNAAIIMITHDLGVVAGMVDKVQVMYAGTVVESGSVDEVFETPRMPYTVGLLGSNPDPSLIGQRLTPITGAPPSLVNLPSGCAFSPRCPLVAPVCHESEPELVEAGGGATAHLTRCHRWNDLAGYEDPKKLFARKEIGAEEPIAALMIDNPEVVVEEHLADSGDQQKEAAS, encoded by the coding sequence ATGACCAACGGGATCGACACGAACGAGCCGCTGCTTCGGGTGTCCGACCTGACGGTCGAGTTCCCGACCGACGACGGCGTGGTGCACGCGGTCCGCGACCTGTCCTTCGAGCTGAAGCCCCGCGAGGTGCTCGGCGTCGTCGGCGAGTCCGGTTCCGGAAAGTCGGTGTCCTCGATGGCGATCCTGGGCCTGCTGCCCAAGACCGCCCGGGTGTCGGGCTCGATCGCCTACCGCGGCCAGGAGCTCAACGGCCTGAGCTACAACGAGATGCGCAAGTTCCGCGGCAACTCGGTCTCGATGATCTTCCAGGACCCGATGACCTCGCTGAACCCCGTGTTCACCGTGGGGGCCCAGCTGGCCGAGGCCTACCTGGAGCACCACAAGGTGTCCAAGAAGGCGGCGTGGGCCAAGGCCGTCGAGGCGCTGGAGCAGGTCGGCATCCCGCAGCCGGACCGGCGGGCCAAGCAGTACCCGCACGAGTTCTCCGGCGGCATGCGGCAGCGCGTGGTGATCGCCATGGCGATCATCAACGACCCGGACGTGATCATCGCGGACGAGCCGACGACCGCGCTGGACGTGACCGTGCAGGCGCAGATCCTGGAGACGCTGCTGCGGATCCGGGACGAGACGAACGCGGCCATCATCATGATCACCCATGACCTGGGGGTCGTGGCCGGCATGGTGGACAAGGTGCAGGTGATGTACGCCGGCACCGTCGTCGAGTCGGGTTCGGTGGACGAGGTGTTCGAGACCCCGCGCATGCCGTACACGGTCGGCCTGCTCGGCTCCAACCCGGACCCGAGCCTGATCGGCCAGCGGCTGACCCCGATCACCGGCGCGCCGCCCTCGCTGGTCAACCTGCCGTCCGGCTGCGCGTTCTCGCCGCGCTGCCCGCTGGTGGCGCCGGTGTGCCACGAGTCGGAGCCGGAGCTGGTGGAGGCGGGCGGCGGCGCCACGGCGCACCTGACCCGCTGCCACCGGTGGAACGACCTGGCCGGCTACGAGGACCCGAAGAAGCTGTTCGCCCGCAAGGAGATCGGCGCCGAGGAGCCGATCGCCGCGCTCATGATCGACAACCCCGAGGTGGTCGTCGAGGAGCATCTCGCGGACAGCGGTGACCAGCAGAAGGAGGCCGCGTCGTGA
- a CDS encoding ABC transporter permease: protein MANATQTATVDGPAADAVRHEFDAKARSQTSIIFGRFVRHRLAMASLGVLILLAIASFVVPLFLKYNYSDTSAGGYLRPGGGHLLGTDQLGRDALAQLLRGTQFSLAIAFTVAISSTIVGVLVGAVAGYLKGFVDNALMRLVDLFLIVPQIALAAILVHAWSSTWWVVAIVLALFNWMQIARITRGEALSLSAREFVEASRAAGAGTWHIVFKHLIPNMVGTITVNATLSVSTAVLTEAALSFIGLGVQLPDTSLGLIVQDNYTQVLLRPWLFWGPFLAIVLISMTISFIGDGLRDAFDPRQTKVRA, encoded by the coding sequence TTGGCTAACGCAACCCAGACCGCCACCGTCGACGGCCCCGCCGCCGACGCCGTGCGCCACGAGTTCGACGCCAAGGCCCGGTCCCAGACGTCGATCATCTTCGGCCGGTTCGTGCGGCACCGCCTGGCCATGGCCAGCCTCGGCGTGCTCATCCTGCTGGCGATCGCCTCGTTCGTGGTGCCGCTGTTCCTGAAGTACAACTACTCCGACACCAGCGCGGGCGGCTACCTGCGGCCCGGCGGCGGCCACCTGCTCGGCACCGACCAGCTGGGCCGGGACGCGCTCGCGCAGCTGCTGCGCGGCACCCAGTTCTCGCTGGCCATCGCGTTCACGGTGGCGATCAGCTCGACCATCGTCGGCGTGCTCGTCGGCGCCGTCGCCGGCTATCTCAAGGGCTTCGTCGACAACGCCCTGATGCGGCTGGTCGACCTGTTCCTGATCGTGCCGCAGATCGCGCTGGCCGCGATCCTGGTGCACGCCTGGTCGAGCACCTGGTGGGTGGTGGCCATCGTGCTGGCACTGTTCAACTGGATGCAGATCGCCCGCATCACCCGCGGCGAGGCGCTGTCGCTGTCGGCTCGCGAGTTCGTCGAGGCCTCCCGCGCGGCCGGCGCCGGCACCTGGCACATCGTGTTCAAGCACCTCATCCCGAACATGGTCGGCACCATCACCGTGAACGCGACGCTGTCGGTGTCCACGGCGGTGCTGACCGAGGCCGCGCTGTCGTTCATCGGCCTGGGCGTGCAGCTGCCGGACACCTCGCTCGGCCTGATCGTGCAGGACAACTACACCCAGGTGCTGCTGCGGCCGTGGCTGTTCTGGGGTCCGTTCCTGGCCATCGTGCTGATCTCGATGACCATCAGCTTCATCGGTGACGGACTGCGTGACGCGTTCGACCCGCGGCAGACGAAGGTGCGTGCGTGA
- a CDS encoding ABC transporter ATP-binding protein, translating to MSTGTETRPATGGAGTTGSPLLQVKDLYKSFPVRGGGIIPRTVGHVQAVHGVSFDLAAGETLGLVGESGSGKSTTGRAILQLHKPTSGSVKFEGRELTTMHRKELQAMRRDLQIVFQDPYASLDPRWQVNDIIAEPLRIHRFGSAEVIQQRINQLMEIVGLNPEHRNRYAHEFSGGQRQRIGIARALALNPKLVVLDEPVSALDVSVQAGVVNLLEELQQELNLAYLFVAHDLSVVRHISHRVAVMYLGSLVEVGPRELIYSRPMHPYTQALLSAVPVPDPKRERERQRNRIVLTGDVPSPVNPPSGCRFRTRCWKAQDICATEAPELKKRGESELLSACHFAEEMPVA from the coding sequence GTGAGCACCGGCACCGAGACCAGGCCGGCGACCGGCGGCGCGGGCACCACGGGCTCGCCCCTGCTCCAGGTGAAGGACCTCTACAAGTCCTTCCCGGTGCGGGGCGGCGGCATCATCCCGCGCACCGTCGGGCACGTGCAGGCCGTGCACGGCGTCAGCTTCGACCTGGCCGCCGGCGAGACGCTGGGGCTGGTCGGCGAGTCCGGCTCGGGCAAGTCGACCACCGGCCGGGCCATCCTCCAGCTGCACAAGCCCACCTCGGGCTCGGTGAAGTTCGAGGGTCGCGAGCTGACCACCATGCACCGCAAGGAGCTCCAGGCCATGCGCCGGGACCTCCAGATCGTGTTCCAGGACCCGTACGCGTCGCTGGACCCGCGGTGGCAGGTCAACGACATCATCGCCGAGCCGCTGCGGATCCACCGCTTCGGCAGCGCCGAGGTCATCCAGCAGCGGATCAACCAGCTGATGGAGATCGTCGGCCTGAACCCGGAGCACCGGAACCGCTACGCGCACGAGTTCTCCGGCGGCCAGCGGCAGCGCATCGGCATCGCCCGGGCGCTGGCGCTGAACCCGAAGCTGGTCGTGCTGGACGAGCCGGTGTCCGCGCTGGACGTGTCCGTGCAGGCGGGCGTGGTCAACCTGCTGGAGGAGCTGCAGCAGGAGCTCAACCTGGCGTACCTGTTCGTGGCGCACGACCTGTCCGTGGTGCGGCACATCTCGCACCGGGTCGCCGTCATGTACCTGGGGTCGCTGGTCGAGGTCGGGCCGCGGGAGCTGATCTACAGCCGGCCGATGCACCCGTACACGCAGGCCCTGCTGTCGGCCGTGCCCGTCCCCGATCCCAAGCGGGAGCGGGAGCGCCAGCGCAACCGGATCGTGCTGACCGGCGACGTGCCCAGCCCGGTGAACCCGCCCTCGGGTTGCCGGTTCCGGACCCGGTGCTGGAAGGCGCAGGACATCTGCGCCACCGAGGCCCCGGAGCTGAAGAAGCGCGGCGAGAGCGAGCTGCTGTCGGCGTGCCACTTCGCCGAGGAGATGCCCGTCGCCTGA
- the dapC gene encoding succinyldiaminopimelate transaminase, which translates to MTGFTTGPALPDFPWDSLADHTATARSHPDGVVDLSVGTPVDPVPELIRDALAAVSDQPGYPTTHGTPELRQAAVEAMARRFGVTGLDPAAVLPTIGSKELVAWLPTLLGVRAGDLVAIPRLAYPTYEVGALLAGAEVARVEGLTELGPRRPALLWLNSPSNPTGRVLPIDHLRKVVDWARERGTIVASDECYLSLTWESDAVSVLDPRVSGGSTEGLLAVHSLSKSSSLAGYRAGFVTGDPALVKRLLEIRKHAGMIVPRPVQSAMTAALRDDQHVTEQRARYEARRKVLREALLGAGFRIDHSEAGLYLWATRDEDAWDTVAWLASLGILVAPGTFYGPAGGKHVRIALTATDERVAAAAARLAA; encoded by the coding sequence GTGACCGGTTTCACGACGGGGCCGGCGCTGCCGGACTTCCCGTGGGACTCGCTGGCCGACCACACCGCCACCGCGCGGTCGCACCCTGACGGTGTGGTCGACCTGTCCGTCGGCACGCCGGTCGACCCGGTGCCGGAACTGATCCGGGACGCCCTCGCGGCCGTCTCCGACCAGCCCGGCTACCCGACCACGCACGGCACTCCCGAACTGCGCCAGGCCGCCGTCGAGGCGATGGCCCGGCGTTTCGGCGTGACCGGGCTCGACCCGGCCGCGGTGCTGCCGACCATCGGGTCCAAGGAGCTGGTGGCCTGGCTGCCGACGCTGCTCGGCGTGCGCGCCGGCGACCTGGTGGCCATTCCCCGGCTGGCGTACCCGACCTACGAGGTCGGGGCCCTGCTCGCCGGCGCCGAGGTGGCGCGGGTGGAGGGGCTCACCGAGCTCGGCCCGCGCCGGCCGGCGCTGCTCTGGCTGAACTCGCCGTCCAACCCGACGGGTCGGGTGCTGCCCATCGACCACCTGCGCAAGGTCGTCGACTGGGCGCGGGAGCGGGGCACCATCGTCGCCTCCGACGAGTGCTACCTGTCCCTGACCTGGGAATCGGACGCCGTCTCGGTGCTGGATCCGCGGGTCAGCGGTGGCAGCACCGAGGGCCTGCTGGCCGTGCACTCGCTGTCCAAGTCGTCCAGCCTCGCCGGCTACCGCGCCGGTTTTGTCACGGGCGATCCCGCGCTGGTCAAGCGCCTGCTGGAGATCCGCAAGCACGCCGGCATGATCGTGCCCCGGCCCGTGCAGTCGGCGATGACCGCCGCCCTGCGCGACGACCAGCACGTCACCGAGCAGCGGGCCCGCTACGAGGCCCGGCGCAAGGTCCTGCGGGAGGCGCTGCTCGGCGCCGGCTTCCGCATCGACCACTCCGAGGCCGGCCTGTACCTGTGGGCCACCCGGGACGAGGACGCGTGGGACACCGTCGCCTGGCTGGCGTCGCTCGGCATCCTGGTCGCCCCCGGCACGTTCTACGGACCGGCCGGCGGCAAGCACGTCCGGATCGCCCTCACCGCCACCGACGAACGCGTCGCCGCGGCGGCCGCTCGGTTGGCCGCCTGA
- the mshB gene encoding N-acetyl-1-D-myo-inositol-2-amino-2-deoxy-alpha-D-glucopyranoside deacetylase → MTLTAPPRLALVHAHPDDESLWTGGTIAHYASLGVHVTVVTCTLGEEGEIIPASLNELRAEAADQLGGYRVGELRSACARLRVNDHRFLGGIGRWRDSGMVGVEANNHPRAFVGGDIAVQTEQLAEVLREVKPQVVVSYDSNGGYGHPDHIRAHEITTAAAALVPDVLRVFHSVTSRDAVAAGLKKLRGVEGVPWRMPEPGELPVVDDEIITTRVAIEDHVPAKLSALRAHATQVSVWENGEGAACYALSNGITQPVIGTEYYVLAAGPADGAETDLFGGLNDVERAR, encoded by the coding sequence GTGACCCTGACCGCCCCACCACGGCTCGCGCTGGTGCACGCGCACCCCGACGACGAGAGCCTGTGGACCGGGGGAACCATCGCCCATTACGCCTCGCTCGGCGTGCACGTCACCGTCGTCACCTGCACGCTCGGTGAGGAGGGCGAGATCATCCCCGCCAGCCTGAACGAACTGCGCGCCGAGGCCGCCGACCAGCTCGGCGGCTACCGCGTGGGCGAGCTGCGCTCCGCCTGCGCGCGGCTGCGCGTCAACGATCACCGCTTCCTCGGCGGCATCGGCCGCTGGCGGGACTCGGGCATGGTGGGCGTCGAGGCCAACAACCACCCGCGGGCCTTCGTCGGCGGCGACATCGCCGTGCAGACCGAGCAGCTCGCCGAGGTCCTGCGCGAGGTGAAGCCGCAGGTTGTCGTCAGCTACGACAGCAACGGCGGCTACGGCCACCCCGACCACATCCGCGCACACGAGATCACCACTGCCGCCGCCGCCCTGGTGCCCGACGTGCTGCGTGTCTTCCACTCCGTCACCTCGCGCGACGCCGTCGCCGCCGGCCTGAAGAAGCTTCGCGGCGTCGAGGGCGTGCCGTGGCGGATGCCCGAGCCCGGCGAGCTCCCCGTGGTCGACGACGAGATCATCACCACCCGTGTCGCCATCGAGGACCACGTGCCGGCCAAGCTGAGCGCGCTGCGGGCGCATGCCACCCAGGTCAGCGTCTGGGAGAACGGCGAGGGCGCCGCCTGCTACGCCCTGTCCAACGGCATCACCCAGCCCGTCATCGGCACCGAGTACTACGTGCTCGCCGCCGGTCCTGCCGACGGCGCGGAGACCGACCTGTTCGGCGGCCTGAACGACGTGGAACGCGCGCGATGA
- a CDS encoding GNAT family N-acetyltransferase has translation MDSITELELLCADAWPALVDEGLGQWRLRAAGGFTGRANSALTTGDPGVPIPEALATTSAFAARHGIEPAAHVTQGTETERRIREAGWQPAADHPGGVESMVMTGPLPDGDPLGEVLDKPTRQWWDLAVGEPTAAQRHVLGTGPLLGFGYVEAAAVVRGCIVDSTLHISRLSVRPALRRQGTARRLLATLGAWARDCGAQDAVLQVATHNTAAIRLYEGLGFTEHHRYGYWRP, from the coding sequence GTGGACTCGATCACGGAGCTGGAGCTGCTGTGCGCCGACGCCTGGCCGGCGCTGGTCGACGAGGGCCTCGGCCAGTGGCGCCTGCGAGCCGCCGGCGGCTTCACCGGACGGGCCAACAGCGCCCTGACCACCGGCGATCCCGGTGTGCCCATCCCCGAAGCCCTCGCCACCACGTCCGCCTTCGCGGCGCGACACGGCATCGAACCGGCCGCTCATGTCACCCAAGGGACCGAGACCGAACGGCGTATTCGGGAGGCCGGGTGGCAACCAGCCGCCGACCACCCCGGCGGCGTCGAGTCGATGGTGATGACCGGCCCGCTGCCCGACGGGGATCCGCTGGGCGAGGTCCTGGACAAGCCGACCCGGCAGTGGTGGGACCTGGCCGTCGGCGAGCCCACCGCCGCCCAGCGACACGTCCTCGGCACCGGTCCCCTGCTCGGCTTCGGCTACGTCGAGGCCGCGGCCGTCGTCCGGGGCTGCATCGTGGACTCGACGCTCCACATCTCACGGCTGTCGGTGCGGCCCGCGCTCCGCCGCCAGGGCACCGCCCGGCGGCTTCTGGCGACGCTGGGCGCCTGGGCCCGGGACTGCGGCGCGCAGGATGCCGTGCTCCAGGTCGCCACGCACAACACCGCCGCGATCCGGCTGTACGAGGGGCTCGGCTTCACCGAGCACCACCGGTACGGCTACTGGCGGCCGTGA
- a CDS encoding ABC transporter permease — translation MFQYLIRRLLISIPILLIGSFLLFLLVASAGDPLAGLKGKPGVTPEQIHTLSVSLGLDKPILARYWSWLTGFVTGNWGVSVALGEAQTPVIDTISNALWVTMRLVIGAELIALVLGIAVGVFSAVRQYSIFDYIATSIAFLMFSMPISCVAVVIKNYGIQFNNVLESFHLKRWLTTAGPPTSGFGHNLGQIIVNYSGTFLLPTISLMTISFAAYSRFQRASMLETLNADYVRTARAKGLSQSRVIFRHAMRNALIPVTTLFALNIGAIIGGAIITEHVFGWSGMGTVLVKSVTNFDPPTLMGWFAVTATVVVVFNLIADVLYGLLDPRIRLG, via the coding sequence GTGTTCCAATACCTGATTCGACGGTTGCTGATCTCCATACCCATCCTGTTGATCGGCAGCTTCCTCCTCTTCCTGCTCGTGGCCTCGGCCGGTGACCCGCTGGCGGGCCTGAAAGGCAAGCCCGGCGTCACCCCGGAGCAGATCCACACGCTGTCCGTCTCGCTCGGTCTGGACAAGCCGATCCTGGCCCGGTACTGGTCGTGGCTGACCGGCTTCGTGACCGGCAACTGGGGGGTCAGCGTCGCCCTCGGCGAGGCGCAGACGCCGGTCATCGACACCATCTCCAACGCGCTGTGGGTGACCATGCGCCTGGTGATCGGCGCCGAGCTGATCGCGCTCGTGCTGGGCATCGCCGTCGGCGTGTTCTCCGCCGTCCGGCAGTACTCGATCTTCGACTACATCGCCACCAGCATCGCGTTCCTGATGTTCTCGATGCCGATCAGCTGCGTCGCCGTCGTGATCAAGAACTACGGCATCCAGTTCAACAACGTGCTGGAGTCGTTCCACCTCAAGCGCTGGCTGACCACGGCAGGCCCGCCGACCAGCGGCTTCGGCCACAACCTCGGCCAGATCATCGTGAACTACTCCGGCACCTTCCTGCTGCCGACGATCTCGCTGATGACCATCAGCTTCGCCGCGTACAGCCGGTTCCAGCGCGCCTCCATGCTGGAGACGCTCAACGCCGACTACGTGCGGACCGCGCGGGCGAAGGGCCTCTCGCAGAGCCGGGTGATCTTCCGGCACGCCATGCGCAACGCGCTCATCCCCGTCACGACCCTGTTCGCGCTCAACATCGGCGCCATCATCGGCGGCGCGATCATCACGGAGCACGTGTTCGGCTGGAGCGGCATGGGCACCGTGCTGGTCAAGTCCGTCACCAACTTCGACCCGCCGACACTGATGGGCTGGTTCGCGGTGACCGCGACAGTCGTCGTCGTGTTCAACCTGATCGCCGACGTGCTCTACGGCCTTCTCGACCCTAGGATCCGCCTTGGCTAA
- the fdxA gene encoding ferredoxin, with protein MTYVIAEPCVDVLDKACIEECPVDCIYEGDRMLYIHPDECVDCGACEPVCPVEAIYYEDDVPDQWKDYTKANADFFDELGSPGGAAKIGKTSNDPAFIAALPQQAAHE; from the coding sequence GTGACCTACGTGATCGCCGAGCCCTGCGTCGATGTACTCGACAAGGCGTGCATCGAGGAGTGCCCCGTCGACTGCATCTACGAGGGTGACCGGATGCTGTACATCCACCCCGACGAGTGCGTCGACTGCGGTGCCTGTGAGCCGGTCTGCCCGGTGGAGGCCATCTACTACGAGGACGACGTCCCCGACCAGTGGAAGGACTACACCAAGGCGAACGCGGACTTCTTCGACGAGCTGGGCTCGCCCGGCGGCGCGGCGAAGATCGGCAAGACCAGCAACGACCCGGCGTTCATCGCCGCGCTGCCGCAGCAGGCCGCGCACGAGTGA
- a CDS encoding CHAD domain-containing protein: MSTSIARARRPVTPQRLGLAPLPVPATAKDPVARHVRAALHTQTLAMLHYEPGTRTGEDPEDLHQMRVSVRRLRAVLKSAPESVPESATLRVELGWLGGALGPVRDLDVLIDRLRAESDDFPDDERAVATTLLDGLVTERLAARERLTSALNSSRYRTLLTHLAQAANSEVNETVQPKLMDLVRAPYRKLRRAVRALPADPPDEQLHRLRILGKRLRYAAELVRPITGKRLRELVRATKELQEVLGEHQDACVAEQEVRRLVAAQGDVVDWDLVFVAGRLVEREHIRRMATRDQWPDAWLAVERHAKAALR; this comes from the coding sequence ATGAGCACGTCCATCGCCCGAGCTCGCCGGCCGGTGACGCCGCAGCGGCTCGGCCTGGCGCCGCTCCCGGTCCCGGCCACCGCGAAGGACCCGGTCGCCCGCCACGTCCGAGCGGCCCTGCACACGCAGACGTTGGCCATGCTGCACTACGAGCCCGGCACCCGCACCGGCGAGGATCCCGAGGACCTGCACCAGATGCGCGTGTCGGTGCGGCGGCTGCGAGCCGTGCTCAAGTCCGCGCCCGAAAGTGTGCCCGAGAGTGCCACCCTGCGCGTCGAACTGGGCTGGCTCGGCGGCGCGCTCGGGCCCGTACGGGACCTCGACGTGCTCATCGACCGGCTGCGCGCCGAGTCCGACGACTTCCCGGATGACGAACGCGCCGTCGCCACCACACTGCTGGACGGTCTCGTCACCGAGCGCCTCGCCGCCCGCGAGCGTCTGACCTCGGCCCTGAACAGCTCGCGCTACCGGACCCTGCTGACCCACCTCGCGCAGGCCGCCAACTCCGAGGTGAACGAGACCGTCCAGCCGAAGCTGATGGACCTCGTGCGGGCCCCGTACCGGAAGCTGCGCCGGGCGGTCCGGGCCCTGCCCGCCGACCCGCCCGACGAGCAGCTGCACCGCCTCCGCATCCTCGGCAAGCGTTTGCGGTACGCCGCCGAGCTGGTCAGGCCCATCACCGGCAAGCGGCTCCGGGAGCTGGTGCGGGCGACCAAGGAGCTGCAGGAGGTGCTCGGCGAGCACCAGGACGCCTGCGTCGCCGAGCAGGAGGTCCGGCGACTGGTCGCGGCCCAGGGCGACGTCGTCGACTGGGACCTGGTCTTCGTCGCCGGCCGCCTGGTGGAACGCGAGCACATCCGCCGGATGGCGACGCGCGACCAGTGGCCCGACGCCTGGCTCGCCGTCGAACGCCACGCCAAGGCGGCGCTGCGCTGA
- a CDS encoding ABC transporter family substrate-binding protein: protein MRRSKAIPAIAVMAGAALMLTACGGSGGGDQGNGSNGGGLAGAAVAKGESGDTYTAPKVSDIGPVTVSTDKPFTAYNNATADANQSYNTFALIQVLARPFIPDGNNKVLLNKDVMDSVDVTSTNPQTITWKIKKGVTWSDGAPWNCKDFYLTYLADSGLAMKPDGKTAYFNAASTTGYSQISSAKCQDDQTMVTTFSTPFADYKSLFGFSDDLLPAHILEKQTGVSDITQVTPQSSADVLTKVSDFWNTGWKGFKADLAPASGPYMIKDWAQGSSITLVRNPKWAGNPGGPSQITLKAIPDSNAQVQALQNNEEQVLSSAQPDSNAATTLQGLGSSGITYGANAGLNFEHLDLQLKRPIFQDIAVRKAFGECINRNELVDKLIKQVQPDAKPFNSLLFFPGSPGYADNYSDKLTASADTAKKTLTDDGWALGPDGIMAKNGQKLSFKISHTDIPRRKQTVALIQSECKAAGIDVQDDTDPNFLDKRVSDGDYDVALFAWSVPPFHSSSVATYHTGQGQNWNGISDKTADDAFDQAVKQTDPAAAVPFYQAADKALSETYSTFPLFQPPNMWAYTGDIDRAYFQSYFGALWNANEWQKPNS from the coding sequence ATGAGGAGATCCAAAGCGATCCCCGCGATCGCGGTGATGGCTGGCGCCGCGCTCATGCTGACCGCATGTGGTGGCTCCGGTGGGGGCGATCAGGGCAACGGGTCCAACGGCGGTGGCCTCGCCGGCGCGGCGGTTGCCAAGGGCGAATCAGGTGACACGTACACCGCGCCGAAGGTCAGCGACATTGGCCCGGTGACCGTTTCGACGGACAAGCCGTTCACCGCGTACAACAACGCGACGGCCGACGCGAATCAGTCATACAACACTTTCGCCTTGATCCAGGTTCTGGCCCGTCCGTTCATCCCTGACGGCAACAACAAGGTGTTGCTGAACAAGGACGTCATGGACTCGGTCGACGTCACCTCGACCAACCCCCAGACGATCACCTGGAAGATCAAGAAGGGCGTCACCTGGTCCGACGGCGCGCCCTGGAACTGCAAGGACTTCTACCTGACCTACCTGGCCGACAGCGGCCTGGCCATGAAGCCCGACGGCAAGACGGCCTACTTCAACGCCGCCAGCACCACGGGGTACAGCCAGATCAGCTCGGCCAAGTGCCAGGACGACCAGACGATGGTCACCACGTTCAGCACGCCGTTCGCCGACTACAAGAGCCTGTTCGGCTTCTCAGACGACCTGCTCCCGGCGCACATCCTGGAGAAGCAGACCGGCGTCTCGGACATCACCCAGGTGACCCCGCAGAGCTCGGCCGACGTGCTGACCAAGGTCTCCGACTTCTGGAACACCGGGTGGAAGGGCTTCAAGGCGGACCTCGCGCCGGCCTCCGGCCCGTACATGATCAAGGACTGGGCCCAGGGCTCGTCGATCACGCTGGTCCGCAACCCGAAGTGGGCGGGCAACCCGGGCGGCCCGTCGCAGATCACCCTGAAGGCGATCCCCGACTCCAACGCCCAGGTGCAGGCGCTGCAGAACAACGAGGAGCAGGTGCTGTCCTCGGCGCAGCCGGACAGCAACGCGGCGACCACGCTGCAGGGCCTCGGCTCGTCGGGCATCACCTACGGCGCCAACGCCGGCCTGAACTTCGAGCACCTCGACCTGCAGCTCAAGCGGCCGATCTTCCAGGACATCGCGGTCCGCAAGGCGTTCGGCGAGTGCATCAACCGCAACGAGCTGGTGGACAAGCTGATCAAGCAGGTGCAGCCGGACGCCAAGCCGTTCAACAGCCTGCTGTTCTTCCCGGGTAGCCCCGGCTACGCCGACAACTACTCGGACAAGCTGACCGCCAGCGCGGACACCGCGAAGAAGACGCTGACCGACGACGGCTGGGCCCTGGGTCCGGACGGCATCATGGCCAAGAACGGCCAGAAGCTGAGCTTCAAGATCAGCCACACCGACATCCCCCGCCGCAAGCAGACCGTCGCGCTGATCCAGAGCGAGTGCAAGGCGGCCGGCATCGACGTCCAGGACGACACCGACCCGAACTTCCTGGACAAGCGGGTCAGCGACGGTGACTACGACGTGGCGCTGTTCGCGTGGTCGGTGCCGCCGTTCCACTCGTCCTCGGTGGCCACCTACCACACCGGTCAGGGCCAGAACTGGAACGGCATCAGCGACAAGACGGCCGACGACGCGTTCGACCAGGCGGTCAAGCAGACCGACCCCGCTGCGGCCGTGCCGTTCTACCAGGCCGCGGACAAGGCGCTGTCGGAGACGTACTCCACGTTCCCGCTCTTCCAGCCGCCGAACATGTGGGCGTACACCGGTGACATCGACCGGGCGTACTTCCAGAGCTACTTCGGCGCCCTGTGGAACGCCAACGAGTGGCAGAAGCCGAACTCCTGA